The Arthrobacter burdickii genomic interval GGGCTGCTGGGCCTGGAGATCGATCACCGGGACAACCCGGAGGACGCCCGGGTGGAGCTGCGGAGGATCGCACGCGACAACGGCCTCCTCGTCACGGGCTCCAGCGACTACCACGGCAGCGGGAAGCCGAACCTGCTCGGGGAGAACGTCACGAGCGGCCAGGTCCTCGAGGCCATCGTGTCGCTGGCCACCGGGACCCCGATCAGCTAGCCGTACTGCCCGGGACCTGGAGCCATGGGGCCAGGCGGGCGTGCATGACGTCGATGGCCTGGGGATTGCGGTCCACGCAGACGAAGCGCCGGCCGAGCTTGCCCGCGACCGCTCCGAGCGTCCCCGACCCGGCGAAGAAGTCCAGCACCCAGTCGCCCTCCCGGCTGCTCGCCGCAACGGCCCGCCGCAGCAGGCCCTCGGGCTTCTGCGTCGGATAACCAGTCTTCTCGCGGCCGGTCGGGGACACGATGGTGTGCCACCACACGTCGGTCGGCAGCTTGCCGAGCGCAGCCTTCTCGGCGGTCACGAGGCCGGGGGCCATGTAGGGTTCCCGGTCCACCTCGTCGCTGTTGAAGTAGTAGCCCGAAGGGTTCTTCACGTACACGAGGATGTTGTCGTGCTTGGCGGGCCACTTGCGCTTGGCCCGTGCACCGTAGTCGTAGGCCCAGATGATCTCGTTGAGGAAGCAGTCGCGCCCGAACAGGGCGTCCAGCATGACCTTGGCGTAGTGCACCTCGCGGTAGTCGAGGTGCAGGTAAAGTGTGCCGTCGTCCGCGAGGAGCCGCCATGCCTCGGCGAGCCGAGGCGCGAGGAAGTCCCAGTAGTCCTCGAACGCGTCGTCGTAGCTCGCCAGCATGCCCTTGACGGTCGAGTAGGAGAGGCCCTTGAAGCCCACACGATCGCCCGTGCCTCCGGCCGCCCGGACCATCGTGGTCTGCTGGCGGCGCTGCACGCGGCCGGTGTTGAAAGGCGGGTCGACGTAGATCATCGTGAACGCCGCATCGGGCAGGGTGGCCAGGTATTCCGCATTGTCCGCGTGCACCACGAGGTTGGCGCCGTCCGCACTCCAGTCGGGCAGTACGGACGGCGCAGGAAGCTCGGTCACCGAGGGCTAGTCCTCTGCGCCGCCGGCAGGCTTCGCGACGACCTCGCCATTGCGTCGGCGGGTGCGGCTGCGGCGCTGGCGGTCGCCCGCCGGGGCCTCGCCGTCGCCGGCCGAGCGGCGACGCCGTCCGCCCTCGCCATCGGCCGACGCTGCGGGCGCTGCGGGGGCCTGGGCATCGCTGCTGCGGCTGTCGCTGCGTCCACGGCCCCGCGATCCGCGCGAGCCCTCGCCGGCAGCGCCGTCGCGTCGCTGTCCGCGGTCACCGGAACGTCCGCGACCGGCGTCGTTCCGGCCGCCGTCGTTCCTGGTTCCGTCGGAGTGTCCGCCGCCGCGCTTGCCGGTCTCGCCGAGGTCCTCGAGGACCTCCGCATCGATGCCCGCGAGCTTGCGGTCCTTCCGGGGGAGGCGTCCCTTGGTGCCCTCGGGAATGTCCAGGTCCGTGTACAGGTGCGGCGACGAGGAGTAGGTCTCCACAGGCTCCGGGGTGTCGAGCCCGAGCGCCTTGTTGATCAGGCCCCAGCGGGGGACGTCGTCCCAGTCGACGAAGGTGACCGCGGTGCCCTTCTTGCCGGCGCGTCCCGTGCGGCCCACGCGGTGCAGGTAGGCCTTCTCGTCCTCGGGGCACTGGTAGTTGATGACGTGCGTGATGTCCTCGACGTCGATGCCGCGTGCCGCGACCTCCGTCGCCACGAGGACGTCGATCTTGTCGCCGCGGAAGGCACGCAGTGCCTGCTCGCGCGCGCCCTGTCCGAGATCCCCATGAATGGCTCCGGCCGCGAAGCCGCGGTCGATGAGTTCCTCGGAGAGCTTCGCGGCGGTGCGCTTCGTCTTGCAGAAGATGATGGCGCGTCCGCGGTTCCGGGACTGCAGGATGCGGGCCACGACCTCGGCCTTGTCCAGGTTGTGCGCCCGGTAGATGACCTGGCGGATGTCCTTCTTGGTGATGCCCTCGTCCTCGGGATCCGCGGCGCGGATGTGCGTGGGCTGCGTCATGTAGCGGCGCGCCATGGCGATGACGGGGCCGGGCATGGTCGCGGAGAACAGGAGGGTCTGGCGTACCGGCGGCGTCGCGGCGATCAGGGTCTCGACGTCGGGCAGGAAGCCGAGGTCCAGCATCTCGTCGGCCTCGTCCAGCACGACGATCTTCACGTTCTTGAGGACCAGCAGCTTCTGCCGGTACAGGTCGATCAGGCGGCCGGGCGTGCCGACCACGATCTCGACGCCCTTCTTGATGGCCTCGATCTGCGGCTCGTAGGCGCGGCCGCCGTAGATGGTGACGATGCGCGCGTTGCGCTTCCTGGCCGCCGTCGTGAGGTCGCTGGCGACCTGGACGGCGAGCTCGCGCGTCGGGACGACGACGAGGGCCTGCGGTGCGCCGGGAACCGGGAGCCTGTCGTAGCCTTCGTCATCGGGGCCGACGACGCGCTGGATGGCGGGGATGCCGAAGCCGAGGGTCTTGCCCGTTCCCGTCTTCGCCTGGCCGATGATGTCGTGGCCGCCGAGGGCGATCGACAGGGTCATGGCCTGGATGGGGAAGGGGTGGGTGATGCCGGCGTCCGCGAGGGACTCGACGATGTCCGGGCGGACGTTGAAGTCCGCGAAGGTCTCGGCGACGGCCGCGTGCGGCTCCTCGGTGGTGACCAGGGTCTCCTCGACGTCGATGACGTCGGAGGAGTTGTCGGCGACGAGGTGGTGCGCGTCGGTGGCCGTCGTGTCTGTGTGGTGTGTGTTGTGCACGTTCTACCGTTCATTCAGGCTCTGCGGCCGCTGAGGCTCGACGCCGGGAGAATGTCCCGTGCGGAGCGTATCGGCGGGCGCAGGGCGTCCAGTGGAAGCCGATCGCGGGCTTGCAACTGCGTGCGGGCTGCGGAGGGAGACCTGCGCCTGCGGGAAAACTCGGGATCGAGTAGGTACTGCGGGTTATCGACGAATGATAACGACCGGGCATCCATTACTACGCGTTAAAGACTACCCTGCCCGTCCCTGTCCGGCGTCATTCCAGGCCCCGGAGGGGCGCGTCCGTCGGTTTGACCTCGAAGCGGAGGCGCCGGCGCACGATGTCGGCCTCCACGAGCACCACCGTGACGCGCTCACCCGCCACGAGCTCGCCGTAGCACTTCGCCTCGAGCGGCGGTTCGGTGACCTGCACCGTCCCGGACAGGCGCGGTGCCTGTTTGCCGGGTGCGTCCTCGACGGCGGGCGGCGACCCCTGCAGGACGACGGCCGAGAATGCCTCGCCGATCCGGTTGCTCAGCAGCGCGGCCTGCACGGCATCCATCGCCCCGGAATCCAGCCGGGATGCGATCTGGTTGGAGGACGCCATCAGCGCGTTGAGGTCCGGAAGGGCGGCCCGGACCCAGCCGGGCACCTCCTCGCCGGCGCACAGTGACGCGCAGGTCACGAGCACGAAGCGGTCCACGAGGCGGCGGAGGGGAGCGGTGGCGTGGGCGTAGGGCGCGGCGATGGCCGACTGCACGACGGCGTCCGGCACCTCGCCGTCGAACGCGGTGTAGCCGGCACCCCGGAAGAGCGAGGCCGCGGCGTGCATCAGCGCGAGCTGCCGCGGGTCTGTGACGTCGAGCGTGCGCAGGAAGGCGCCGTAGGGCATGTCCGCCGGCCATGGGTGCTCGAGCGCTTCGGACTGGCGGCGGAACTTGCCGAGCGCCCCCTCGTCGGGCTCGGGCATCGTACGCAGGATGCCGATGCCGCCGTCGATCATCATGCGCGCCGCGGCCATCCCCGTCATCAGCGAGATCTGGGCGTTCCAGTCCTCGCACGGGAGGGCAGGCTCGGTGAGGATGCCGTAGGTCTCGCCGTCGTGCGTGATCTCCTGGCGCGGCAGGTTGAGGCTCGCTCCGCCGCGGTCGAGTTCCTGCTGGAGGCGCCGGATCCCGATCTCGCGGAGCAGGCTGAGCTGCTCGTCGGCGGTACCGGCATCGATGTCCGCCTGGACCTCCGCATAGGTGAGCTGGCGCCGGCTGCGCACCACGGCCCGGCGCACCGAGGCGGACCGGACGATGGCGTCGGCGTCCAGGTGGAAATGCCACACGAATGCGGGGCGGTCCCTGCCGGGAAGCAGGCTCGCCGCGTCCTCGGAGATGACCTCGGGGTGGAGCGAGATGCGGCCGTCCGGCGCATACATGGTCTGGCCCCGGAGCCGGGCCTCACCGTCGATGGCACCGCCCGGGCGGACGAACAGCGGGACGTCGGCGATGGCGTACCAGACCTCGTAGCCCGCGTCGCTCCCTCCACCGGACGCGCCGTCGGACGCACTGCCGCGTGCCAGATGCACGGCCTGGTCCAGGTCCGTGGAGCCCGGCGGATCGATCGTGAGGAATGGAACGTCCCGCAGGTCGGCGGACGGGAGGTGGGAGGTCGCTACCGCGTCCGCAGCCTCCTGCAGGACTGCCTCCGGGAAGTCCTCGCGGATGTCGAGTTCCTCGCGCAGGGCCCGGAGCGACTCGGCGAGGCGCTGGTGGGACTCGCGGTCCCGAAGGTCCATATGCTGTGCTGGCACAGGCCTACGGTAATGCACGTTCCGGACATCGGGCACGCTCCGCCGCGCGGGAGCCCGGACGTGCAGTCAGGAGGCGGATGTGCGGAGGGACTCGACGGCCTTCAGGACCCGTCGCTGTCGCGTGTCGGCGCCCTTCGCCTGCAGGATGGGAAACACGAGGGCCTTCCTGCGGCTGACGGACAGCGCGTCGAACGCACCCACCAGCGCGGGATCACCGGACAGGGCGACGGCGAGGTCCTCGGGCACGTCGACGGTGCGCTCCTCGGTGTCGGGTTCGAGGCGCACCACCACCGTCTGGCCGGCCTCGATCCCGCAGGCCTCGCGGTGCTCCGCGCTGACCGGGATCATCGCCCGGCCGTTCATCGACCCGATCGTGGTGCGGTACGTATAGCTGCCGATGGTGACCCGCACGGCAGGGCGCCTGCCTCCGCCGAGCGCGGCCAGGACGTCCTCCGGCACTTCGAGACCGGTGGCCGTGCGGCCGGAGAGTTCGAGGACGGTGGAGAAGTCCATGGGTGCTGCCTTCCTGCTGCGGCCGGATCTGTCATCGGATCTGTGCTGGGAGCGCGGAATCCCCGCGGCCCGGACCGCGAGCATAGACCGCGGACAGCGTCCCGCAACAGACCCGGACGCCGTGCTGCAGGTTGCCCCGGGCCTTCGATTGCGTACTCTTGCAGAATGAACAACGGCTCCTCCGACGGCACGGCCCTCTCCGCCACCGAGCCGCACCGCACCGCGTCCTTCGGCTCGCCGGGAGCGCCTGCGCCGGCGGACGCTGAGCCGGATGCTGCCGCATCAGGTGCAGCTGGATCGGCTCCTGCCGGATCGGCTGCTGACGGATCGGCTGCTGACGGATCTGCTCCTGCCGGATCGGCAGGGGTTGCCGGGGACGCCCTCACCGACCCCCGCTACGCGCGCTTCGTCGCCGATCTGCTCGGTGTCATCGCCTACGGCGAGCTGTCGGGCTTCGAGCGGCTCTCGTCGGATGCGCGGTTCTCACCCAGCCTCGCGGACCGGGCGAACCTGGCGCGCCTCGCGGTGCAGGAATTCGAGCACTTCGAACTGGTGGGCCGCTTCCTCGCGCAGCTCGGTGTCCCTGTGGAGGATGCCATGGGGCCCTTCCAGGCGTCCGTCGATGCCTTCCATGAGCGCACGCGCCCCGGGGACTGGTACGAGTCCCTCATGAAGGCCTACGTCCTGGACGCCTTCTCCGGCGATTTCTACCGGGCCCTGGCGGACAGCCTGGACCCGCGCACCCGCGAGCTCATCAGCACGATCAACTCGGGCGAGGGCGCCGTACACCTGCAGCGGCGCCTGAAGGAAGCCCTGTCCGAGGACCCGCGGCTCGCCTCGCGGCTGGCGCTCTGGGGGCGCAGGCTCGTGGGGGAAGCTCTCACGCAGGCTCAGCGGGTGGGCATTGAACGCGAGTACCTCGCCGGCCTGCTGTTCGAGGACGAGGCGCACACCACGCAGCACACGACAGCCCTCTTCTCCCAGCTGACCCGCAACCACTCGCGCCGGATGAGCGCACTGGGGCTCACCGCCTAGGGCAGGCACTAGGGCAAACACTAGGGCAAACACGAAAAAACCCGCGGCGGCGGCATACGCCGTCCACCGCGGGTCTCCTCGGGACTGCTGGGACTACAGCGCGCCGAAGCCGACGCGCCGGGTCTCCTCCGCACCGATCTCGACGTAGCCGAGGACGGATGTCGGGACGATGACCTGGCGGCCCTTGGAGTCCTTGAGGCGCAGCTCGGAACCGCTGCTCATCGCCTGGGACACCAGCTCGGCAATCGCGTCCGCGCTCTCGGAGGACTCGAGGATGATCTCCCGGTTGACGTTCTGGATACCGATCTTGATTTCCACGGCGCATGCCTCCTGTGTAGTGAACCTGTGATTCGTACCGAAACCTACCCTAGATCTCCTTGGGGAAGCGGCTGATTCCGCGCCAAGCTAAACGGTAGATCAGCTCCGCCGCGGCATCGATGTCGAGGCTGCCGTCGGTCTCCAGCCAGTAGCGCGCACTGATCTGGGCCATGCCCGCGAGGCCGCGTCCCAGCAGCGTCGCCTCCACCATGGACAGCTGGGTGTCACCGGCGATCACGCCGGCGATCGCGTTGGCGAAGTGCGCATTGAACTCCTCGAGCCGGCGGCTGACATCGGGTTCGTTGCTGATGTCCGATTCGAAGACGAGCCGGTGCGCCTTGCTGTCCTGGGCGATGAACTGGAAGTAGGCCCGCATGGTCGCGTGCACGCGCAGCTTGTTGTCGTCCGTCGAGCGGATCGCGTCGACGAGCAGTTGCGTCAGCTCCGCGAGATGACTGTCGAGCAGGGCGAGGTAGAGGTCACGCTTGCCGGGGAAGTGCTGGTAGAGCACGGGCTTGCTGACCTTGGCCGCCACGGCGATGTCATCCATGGCCGCACCGTGGTACCCGTTGCCCACGAAGACCTCCTGCGCAGCCGCCAGGAGCTGGCGCCGGCGTTCGTCTCGTGGCAGCCGGGGGGCTTTTCCGGCGGCGGTCGGTTCATCACTCACGGGGGGCGATCCTCGGTTCAAAGGTCAGGGACGTCCGCCCAGTTTACCCACCGACTCCCACGCGGCATCGGCGCTCCGGACGTAGCAGGCGGGAGGGGGCTGCGGCGACTGCGGCGGCTACTGCGGACGGCCATTGCCGACGCCGGGCGGCCTCGCGGGCCCTGCGCTGGCCGCCCGCTGTCCTGCGGAATACCCTTGGGCATGACTGCTTTCCCGTCCCCACCGGCCCCAGCGACTGCGGGCGCCTCCGCCACGGAGAGCCCCGCGGCTCCGCCGTCGTCGCTGTCGGGACCGGACGGATTGCCGCCCCTCGTGGACGCGAGCGGGACCCTGACCCAGGACGAGACGCTGCGCTACTCGCGGCACCTCATCATCCCCGGCTTCGGCGTCGACGCGCAGCTGCGCCTCCGGAATGCACGCGTGCTCGTGATCGGCGCGGGCGGGCTCGGTTCGCCGGCGCTGCTCTACCTCGCGGCTGCGGGAGTGGGCACGCTCGGCATCGTGGACGACGACGACGTCGAGCTCTCGAACCTGCAGCGCCAGGTGATCCACGGCATGCCGGACCTCGGCCGGTCGAAGGCGGAGTCCGCGCGGGACAGCATTCTGGAGCTCAATCCGCTGGTCGAGGTGATCCTGCACCAGGAACGGCTCGACCGGTCGAACGCGCTGGCGCTGTTCGGCAGGTACGACCTGATCGTCGACGGCACGGACAACTTCGCCACGCGCTACCTCGTGAACGACGCCGCGGCGATCCTCGGCAAGCCCTACGTGTGGGGTTCCATCCTCCGCTTCGACGGGCAGGTGAGCGTCTTCTGGCAGGACCACGGCCCCACCTACCGCGACCTCTACCCGGAAGCACCCCCGCCCGGATCCGTGCCGTCCTGTGCGGAGGGCGGGGTGCTCGGCGTCCTGTGCGCTCAGATCGGGTCCGTCATGGTCAACGAGGCGATCAAGCTGATCACCGGAGTGGGAACCACGCTGCTCGGCAGGGTGCTGGTCTTCAACGCGCTGGACATGAGCTGGCGGGAGCTGCGGGTACGGCCGGACCCGACGGCCACCCGGGTCACCGAGCTCATCGACTACGAGCAGTTCTGCGGCATGCCCGCCGCCGGTGCTGCGGACGCGGGCACGGCCGAGGATCCGGTCCCGACCGTGTCGGTGGACGAGCTCGCTGGACTCCTCGCGGCACGGGCGGTCGGGGAGGCCGACTTCGACCTGCTGGATGTCCGCAATCCCGAGGAGTACGCGATCGTGAGCATCGACGGCGCGGTGCTGGTCCCGAAGAACTCCATCCTCGACGGTGACGCGGCGGTCGACAGCACCCGGACGGTCCTGGTCCACTGCAAGTCGGGTGTCCGCTCCGCCGACGTCGTCCGGTTCCTCCGCGCACAGGGCCACCCGGACGTGCGGTCCGTGGACGGCGGGATTCTCGAGTGGGTGCGCAGGATCGAACCGGAGAAACTGACCTACTAGTCCCGTCCCGGTCCCGTCGTGCAGGGAGTCATGCAGGGGAGTGCAGGGCGGGCGGCTAGGCGCTCTCGGCGGGCCGTTCGTGGTCCACGGGACATGCGGCGCCATCGGTGGGCGCGTGGACGTGCTGGGCGTGGGGCGCGGCCAGGACGATGGCGTCGGACAGAACGGCCGATCCTGAACCGGTTGCTGCTGAACCGGTTGCTGCTGGAAGCTGCTCGGCGGGTGCCTTCCCGGCGGGTGCGACGTCGATCCCGTAGAGGGCCTCGAGGGCTGCGGTGTAGTCGTCCTGGCGTCCCTCGGCGGCGAGTTCGCGTGCCCGGACGGTCGGCACGTGCAGGAGCTGGCGGACCATGCGCCGCAGGGCGAACTCGACTTCCTCGGCAGCGGCGGTGCACCCGTGCTGGGCCCGGACGCGTTCCATCTCGGAGTCGAGGACGGCCTGGGTGTGCCGGCGCAGCGCGACGATCGCGGCGTTCATGGCGCGGGTGTTCTGCTGCTCCTGGAAGGACCGCGCGGCCTCCCGCACCAGGTCGCTGGCCTGGGTGAGCGCATCGGCCTGTTCCTCGGGGGCGGCGGCCCGGACGGATTCGAGGGTGATGAGTTCCACGCCCTCGAGGGTCCCGACGGCGGGGTCGAAGTCGTGGCTGAGGGCGAGGTCGATGATGACGAGCGGATGGGTGCTGCCGGTGCGGACGCGTTCGATGTCCGCGGCGTCGATGCGTGCGTCGCTGCCGCTGCAGCCGATGACCACGTCGGCGCGGGCCATGGCGCCGGGCAGGTCCGCGGCGGCCACCGCCGTCCCGCCCCGGGTCGCGACGAAGGCCTCGGCGCGTCCGGAGGAGGAGAAGACGGAGATATCCGTGCAGCCCCTCTCCCTGAGGGCGGCCATCGTCGCACCTGCGTAGGCTCCGGTGCCGAACACGACCACGGTCTTGGCCGACCAGTCGGCGTCCTCGGAGATGTCCCCGGCCAGTTCCAGGGCCACGGAGACGATCGAGCGGCCCCGGCTGCCGAGCGCCGTCTGGGCTCCGACGTCCTTGGCGGTCTTCGAGGCGGCCTGGAAGAGTCGTACGAGGCCGCCGCTGGCAGCACCGGAACCTTGGGCGTCGATGAGTGCGCGGCGGACCTGGCCGGCGATCTCGCGTTCGCCGATCACGGCGGAGTCGAGCCCGGCGCCGACGGCGAACAGGTGCTCGGCGACGTCCTGGCCGGTGTGGGTCTCGAAGGACGAGGACACGGACTGTTCGGGGATACCGGAGTACTCGCTGATGGTCGAGACGATCGCGGACCGGGCGGCCTCCACGTCGTCGTCGGAGGGGGCCTCGGCGTAGATCTCGAAGCGGTTGCACGTCGCCAGGACGACGGCGCCGGAGACGGCCCTGTGGTCGGCGAGCACGGCGGAAGGGACCTGGGGTGCCCCGACGCTGAGTCGGGCGACCGTTTCCAGGTCCACGTTCGAGTGTGTCGCTACAAGTGAAAGAAGTACCACAACCCTGCAATCATACCGAGAACAGGGCCTCCCCACCGGACAGGCAATCCTTACCAGGGCTTGCAATCCGCGGATTCCTGCGGGATTCTGCCCCTCCGCTGCAGAGGTGATGTTAGCCACGCGCGCCGTCGCGCGCCGGCCTCCGGTTAACCATCCGCGGCGATCTTCGGCAGAATCGGCGGTATGGACCTTGGAGCATCGCACCCGCTGGTCGACGGACGCACGTCCGGCTCGGCCCTCATCTCCGCCTACCGG includes:
- a CDS encoding RNB domain-containing ribonuclease; translated protein: MPAQHMDLRDRESHQRLAESLRALREELDIREDFPEAVLQEAADAVATSHLPSADLRDVPFLTIDPPGSTDLDQAVHLARGSASDGASGGGSDAGYEVWYAIADVPLFVRPGGAIDGEARLRGQTMYAPDGRISLHPEVISEDAASLLPGRDRPAFVWHFHLDADAIVRSASVRRAVVRSRRQLTYAEVQADIDAGTADEQLSLLREIGIRRLQQELDRGGASLNLPRQEITHDGETYGILTEPALPCEDWNAQISLMTGMAAARMMIDGGIGILRTMPEPDEGALGKFRRQSEALEHPWPADMPYGAFLRTLDVTDPRQLALMHAAASLFRGAGYTAFDGEVPDAVVQSAIAAPYAHATAPLRRLVDRFVLVTCASLCAGEEVPGWVRAALPDLNALMASSNQIASRLDSGAMDAVQAALLSNRIGEAFSAVVLQGSPPAVEDAPGKQAPRLSGTVQVTEPPLEAKCYGELVAGERVTVVLVEADIVRRRLRFEVKPTDAPLRGLE
- a CDS encoding DNA-methyltransferase, which translates into the protein MTELPAPSVLPDWSADGANLVVHADNAEYLATLPDAAFTMIYVDPPFNTGRVQRRQQTTMVRAAGGTGDRVGFKGLSYSTVKGMLASYDDAFEDYWDFLAPRLAEAWRLLADDGTLYLHLDYREVHYAKVMLDALFGRDCFLNEIIWAYDYGARAKRKWPAKHDNILVYVKNPSGYYFNSDEVDREPYMAPGLVTAEKAALGKLPTDVWWHTIVSPTGREKTGYPTQKPEGLLRRAVAASSREGDWVLDFFAGSGTLGAVAGKLGRRFVCVDRNPQAIDVMHARLAPWLQVPGSTAS
- a CDS encoding glutamyl-tRNA reductase, which produces MVLLSLVATHSNVDLETVARLSVGAPQVPSAVLADHRAVSGAVVLATCNRFEIYAEAPSDDDVEAARSAIVSTISEYSGIPEQSVSSSFETHTGQDVAEHLFAVGAGLDSAVIGEREIAGQVRRALIDAQGSGAASGGLVRLFQAASKTAKDVGAQTALGSRGRSIVSVALELAGDISEDADWSAKTVVVFGTGAYAGATMAALRERGCTDISVFSSSGRAEAFVATRGGTAVAAADLPGAMARADVVIGCSGSDARIDAADIERVRTGSTHPLVIIDLALSHDFDPAVGTLEGVELITLESVRAAAPEEQADALTQASDLVREAARSFQEQQNTRAMNAAIVALRRHTQAVLDSEMERVRAQHGCTAAAEEVEFALRRMVRQLLHVPTVRARELAAEGRQDDYTAALEALYGIDVAPAGKAPAEQLPAATGSAATGSGSAVLSDAIVLAAPHAQHVHAPTDGAACPVDHERPAESA
- the moeB gene encoding molybdopterin-synthase adenylyltransferase MoeB, producing MTAFPSPPAPATAGASATESPAAPPSSLSGPDGLPPLVDASGTLTQDETLRYSRHLIIPGFGVDAQLRLRNARVLVIGAGGLGSPALLYLAAAGVGTLGIVDDDDVELSNLQRQVIHGMPDLGRSKAESARDSILELNPLVEVILHQERLDRSNALALFGRYDLIVDGTDNFATRYLVNDAAAILGKPYVWGSILRFDGQVSVFWQDHGPTYRDLYPEAPPPGSVPSCAEGGVLGVLCAQIGSVMVNEAIKLITGVGTTLLGRVLVFNALDMSWRELRVRPDPTATRVTELIDYEQFCGMPAAGAADAGTAEDPVPTVSVDELAGLLAARAVGEADFDLLDVRNPEEYAIVSIDGAVLVPKNSILDGDAAVDSTRTVLVHCKSGVRSADVVRFLRAQGHPDVRSVDGGILEWVRRIEPEKLTY
- a CDS encoding DEAD/DEAH box helicase — its product is MDVEETLVTTEEPHAAVAETFADFNVRPDIVESLADAGITHPFPIQAMTLSIALGGHDIIGQAKTGTGKTLGFGIPAIQRVVGPDDEGYDRLPVPGAPQALVVVPTRELAVQVASDLTTAARKRNARIVTIYGGRAYEPQIEAIKKGVEIVVGTPGRLIDLYRQKLLVLKNVKIVVLDEADEMLDLGFLPDVETLIAATPPVRQTLLFSATMPGPVIAMARRYMTQPTHIRAADPEDEGITKKDIRQVIYRAHNLDKAEVVARILQSRNRGRAIIFCKTKRTAAKLSEELIDRGFAAGAIHGDLGQGAREQALRAFRGDKIDVLVATEVAARGIDVEDITHVINYQCPEDEKAYLHRVGRTGRAGKKGTAVTFVDWDDVPRWGLINKALGLDTPEPVETYSSSPHLYTDLDIPEGTKGRLPRKDRKLAGIDAEVLEDLGETGKRGGGHSDGTRNDGGRNDAGRGRSGDRGQRRDGAAGEGSRGSRGRGRSDSRSSDAQAPAAPAASADGEGGRRRRSAGDGEAPAGDRQRRSRTRRRNGEVVAKPAGGAED
- a CDS encoding DUF3107 domain-containing protein yields the protein MEIKIGIQNVNREIILESSESADAIAELVSQAMSSGSELRLKDSKGRQVIVPTSVLGYVEIGAEETRRVGFGAL
- a CDS encoding ferritin-like fold-containing protein: MNNGSSDGTALSATEPHRTASFGSPGAPAPADAEPDAAASGAAGSAPAGSAADGSAADGSAPAGSAGVAGDALTDPRYARFVADLLGVIAYGELSGFERLSSDARFSPSLADRANLARLAVQEFEHFELVGRFLAQLGVPVEDAMGPFQASVDAFHERTRPGDWYESLMKAYVLDAFSGDFYRALADSLDPRTRELISTINSGEGAVHLQRRLKEALSEDPRLASRLALWGRRLVGEALTQAQRVGIEREYLAGLLFEDEAHTTQHTTALFSQLTRNHSRRMSALGLTA
- a CDS encoding TetR/AcrR family transcriptional regulator — its product is MSDEPTAAGKAPRLPRDERRRQLLAAAQEVFVGNGYHGAAMDDIAVAAKVSKPVLYQHFPGKRDLYLALLDSHLAELTQLLVDAIRSTDDNKLRVHATMRAYFQFIAQDSKAHRLVFESDISNEPDVSRRLEEFNAHFANAIAGVIAGDTQLSMVEATLLGRGLAGMAQISARYWLETDGSLDIDAAAELIYRLAWRGISRFPKEI
- a CDS encoding YdeI/OmpD-associated family protein is translated as MDFSTVLELSGRTATGLEVPEDVLAALGGGRRPAVRVTIGSYTYRTTIGSMNGRAMIPVSAEHREACGIEAGQTVVVRLEPDTEERTVDVPEDLAVALSGDPALVGAFDALSVSRRKALVFPILQAKGADTRQRRVLKAVESLRTSAS